Proteins co-encoded in one Marinobacter gudaonensis genomic window:
- the icmH gene encoding type IVB secretion system protein IcmH/DotU, with translation MADAQVMDLPNGSKDPGSSAFSDLLFADRSGYPETPEGGLDEQFQLRGLEANRLIDAATPLLGLVIRIRRLVDYRAVESLYQQVVDDIAAVDRELVEQGYDRPVVVAYRYVLCAFIDEAVLGTDWGAHSVWSQHSLLSRFHNETWGGEKVFAILARMEQEPARYRDMLAFIFLCLCLGFEGRYKVMENGRDEYEQIVRGLHEQLKTLRDEQDPAPLADARLNVTPSGNRLRSGLPLWGIGGLFVAAMAGIYSLYNMALNERITDVLRVLDQLPK, from the coding sequence ATGGCAGACGCACAGGTAATGGATTTACCGAATGGCAGCAAGGACCCAGGCAGCAGTGCGTTCAGCGACCTGCTGTTTGCCGACCGTTCCGGCTACCCCGAGACCCCTGAGGGTGGGCTCGACGAACAGTTCCAGCTTCGGGGGCTGGAGGCCAACCGCCTGATTGATGCAGCAACACCGCTGCTCGGGCTGGTGATCCGGATTCGGCGCCTGGTCGACTACCGGGCCGTTGAGAGCCTCTACCAGCAGGTGGTGGACGACATCGCCGCCGTCGACCGGGAACTGGTGGAGCAGGGCTACGACCGACCGGTGGTTGTTGCCTACCGCTATGTGCTCTGCGCTTTCATCGACGAGGCGGTGCTTGGCACCGACTGGGGTGCCCACAGCGTCTGGTCCCAGCATTCGCTGCTGTCGCGATTCCACAACGAAACCTGGGGTGGCGAAAAAGTCTTTGCCATTCTGGCGCGGATGGAACAGGAGCCGGCTCGTTACCGGGATATGCTGGCGTTCATCTTCCTGTGCCTGTGCCTTGGATTTGAGGGCCGCTACAAGGTCATGGAAAACGGCCGGGACGAATACGAGCAGATTGTTCGTGGGTTGCATGAGCAGCTCAAAACCCTTCGGGACGAGCAGGACCCGGCGCCCCTGGCAGACGCCCGGCTCAATGTCACCCCCTCGGGCAACCGCCTTCGCAGCGGCCTGCCGTTGTGGGGTATTGGCGGGCTGTTCGTCGCGGCGATGGCTGGTATCTATTCCCTCTACAACATGGCATTGAACGAGCGCATCACGGACGTATTGCGCGTACTCGACCAACTACCGAAATAA
- the tssK gene encoding type VI secretion system baseplate subunit TssK, translating to MAVTNRVVWSDGLFIKPQHFQQQQRYLEHQINERALAISDYLYGFSDLELNAEYLTFGRVGLVRASGLFSDGTRFSLPQDDVMPEPLEISDASVANQIVYLALPLGSDSLAEVAWPEAPVAGRFRAETREIRDLHSIDGDAHAIDVGRVAPRLMLEREDRSAYSALAIGRILEKRPDGSLVMDPAFVPTMLSVRAAPRLQRFVGEMAGLMRERARTIAERVGAPGQGGVADVADFMLLQMLNRAHPRFLHLARLRQLHPERLYEALLELCGELVTFTDEGRLPREYPAYDHDLPEDCFTPLMQVLRQSLSTVLEPRALAIQLQERQYGLTVAPVQDAQLVREAEFILAVKADMPLDDLKKQFTQQCKVASVEKIRDLISLQLPGIPLTALPVAPRQLPYHAGFVYFRLDDQSQAWQMLDNASGFAFHVAGSFPGMEMQFWAIRS from the coding sequence ATGGCCGTTACCAATCGAGTGGTCTGGAGTGATGGTCTGTTCATCAAACCCCAGCACTTCCAGCAACAGCAGCGGTATCTGGAGCACCAGATCAACGAGCGCGCCCTGGCGATATCGGACTACCTCTATGGCTTCAGCGATCTGGAACTGAATGCCGAGTATCTGACCTTTGGCCGGGTGGGCCTGGTGCGGGCCTCCGGCCTGTTTTCCGATGGGACCCGGTTCAGCCTGCCCCAGGACGACGTGATGCCGGAGCCCCTGGAGATCAGTGATGCCTCAGTGGCCAACCAGATTGTGTACCTGGCACTGCCCCTGGGCAGCGACAGCCTGGCCGAGGTGGCCTGGCCCGAGGCACCGGTGGCTGGCCGCTTCCGGGCGGAAACCCGGGAAATCCGGGACCTGCATTCCATTGACGGCGACGCCCACGCCATTGATGTCGGTCGGGTGGCGCCCAGGCTGATGCTGGAACGGGAGGACCGGAGCGCCTATTCGGCCCTGGCCATCGGGCGGATTCTGGAGAAGCGTCCCGACGGCAGCCTGGTAATGGACCCGGCCTTCGTGCCCACCATGCTGAGTGTGCGGGCGGCGCCGAGGCTGCAGCGCTTCGTCGGCGAAATGGCGGGCCTGATGCGTGAGCGGGCCCGCACCATTGCCGAACGGGTAGGCGCGCCCGGGCAGGGTGGCGTGGCCGATGTGGCGGATTTCATGCTGCTGCAGATGCTTAATCGGGCTCACCCCCGGTTTCTGCACCTGGCCCGTCTGCGCCAGCTGCATCCGGAGCGGCTTTATGAGGCCTTGCTGGAGCTGTGTGGCGAGCTGGTGACTTTCACCGACGAGGGGCGGCTGCCGAGGGAATACCCGGCCTACGACCACGACTTGCCGGAGGACTGCTTCACACCCCTGATGCAGGTGCTGCGACAGTCCCTGAGCACCGTTCTGGAACCGAGAGCCCTGGCCATCCAGCTGCAGGAGCGCCAGTACGGTCTCACGGTGGCACCGGTGCAGGACGCCCAGCTGGTGCGGGAGGCCGAATTCATCCTGGCGGTGAAGGCGGACATGCCCCTGGACGATCTGAAGAAGCAGTTCACCCAGCAGTGCAAGGTGGCCTCGGTGGAGAAGATCCGGGACCTCATCAGCCTGCAGTTGCCGGGCATTCCGCTGACGGCATTGCCGGTGGCGCCGCGTCAGCTTCCTTATCACGCCGGTTTCGTTTATTTCCGCCTGGACGACCAGAGCCAGGCGTGGCAGATGCTCGACAACGCCAGCGGCTTCGCCTTCCACGTGGCTGGCAGTTTTCCGGGCATGGAAATGCAGTTCTGGGCAATCAGGAGTTAA
- the tssJ gene encoding type VI secretion system lipoprotein TssJ, which translates to MKTCKWSLLAIVLVLAGCSTPYNAVTKTAKVLWDPDIPVGYPEDLPSRVGLTMVAEPDMNPNESLAPTPIAFQVIEMRDSSLLMAGDFDQLLTDLEASLGQNYVDHSDYSLVPGQFKYIEPFEIGEDTRFIGVIAFYAYPNLSQWKKVVKVDPIGGRYNLLVNLREREVKLKHSDDT; encoded by the coding sequence GTGAAGACGTGCAAATGGAGCTTGCTAGCTATTGTATTGGTGCTTGCCGGATGCAGCACGCCCTACAACGCGGTCACCAAGACCGCCAAGGTGCTCTGGGATCCGGACATTCCCGTGGGCTACCCGGAAGACCTGCCCAGCCGCGTTGGGCTGACCATGGTGGCGGAGCCGGACATGAATCCCAATGAATCCCTGGCGCCAACCCCCATCGCCTTCCAGGTGATCGAAATGCGTGACAGTTCCCTCCTGATGGCAGGGGATTTCGACCAGCTGCTCACCGACCTTGAGGCTTCACTGGGACAGAACTACGTGGACCACAGCGACTATTCCCTGGTACCGGGTCAGTTCAAGTACATCGAACCCTTCGAGATTGGCGAGGACACCCGCTTTATCGGCGTGATTGCTTTCTACGCCTACCCGAACCTGTCGCAATGGAAAAAGGTGGTGAAGGTGGATCCCATTGGAGGCCGCTATAACCTGCTGGTGAACCTGCGGGAGCGGGAAGTGAAACTCAAGCATTCGGATGATACCTGA